One genomic window of Candidatus Didemnitutus sp. includes the following:
- a CDS encoding efflux transporter outer membrane subunit, whose product MRPFAILAFGCALLAGCSMAPKYTRPEAPVAARFPTHEPETASSVPSAAELAWQDFFRDERLKRIVELALENNRDLRVAALNVERVRAVYNIQRSILIPSVDATGRMSRERTPAEFSASGQPVTGSVYSVGLEMPSYELDFFGRVASLRDQVLNQYLATEEARRSAQIALISAVARQYLAALAAREQLELAKETLAAAEHSYELSRQGFEGGVRSELDFRTAEGQRETVRAAVVAQEQRLAQIENGLVLLVGAPLPADLPPAGSLATQALLEDIPAGVPADLLTRRPDVRAAEHALLAANANIGVARAAFFPSIKLTAFAGSASAELSGLFEDGSGRWSFAPSVTLPIFAAGRNKARLDVAWIEQRIEIANYQKAIQSAFREVADALAVRGIIGRAIAAQEARVQAAQRRHDLTTQRFDAGIDPYLSVLLAKQELFAAQQALIDAQLARLSNLTALYASLGGGWKDESSNAPPRK is encoded by the coding sequence ATGCGTCCATTTGCGATTCTAGCCTTCGGTTGCGCCCTGCTTGCGGGATGTTCGATGGCACCCAAATACACCCGCCCGGAGGCGCCGGTCGCCGCGCGCTTTCCCACGCACGAGCCGGAGACTGCTTCATCGGTTCCGTCGGCGGCCGAGCTGGCTTGGCAGGATTTCTTCCGCGACGAGCGACTGAAGCGCATCGTGGAGCTCGCGCTCGAAAACAACCGGGACCTGCGCGTGGCCGCTCTCAACGTCGAGCGCGTGCGGGCGGTCTATAACATCCAGCGTTCGATCCTCATCCCGAGCGTTGACGCCACCGGACGCATGAGCCGGGAACGCACACCGGCCGAGTTTAGCGCGTCCGGCCAGCCTGTCACGGGCTCGGTCTACAGCGTGGGGCTCGAGATGCCCTCCTATGAACTGGATTTCTTCGGCCGGGTCGCGAGCCTGCGCGACCAGGTGCTCAACCAATACCTCGCCACGGAAGAGGCCCGACGCAGCGCCCAAATCGCTTTGATTTCGGCCGTGGCCCGCCAGTATCTCGCCGCGTTGGCAGCGAGGGAGCAGCTTGAACTGGCGAAGGAAACACTCGCCGCGGCGGAGCATTCCTACGAGCTGAGCCGGCAGGGATTCGAGGGCGGGGTGCGGTCGGAACTGGACTTTCGCACCGCCGAGGGCCAGCGCGAAACCGTCCGCGCGGCGGTGGTGGCGCAGGAACAGCGACTCGCGCAGATCGAGAACGGCCTGGTGCTGCTGGTCGGCGCGCCGCTGCCGGCGGACTTGCCTCCGGCAGGTTCGCTGGCAACGCAGGCGCTGCTTGAAGACATCCCCGCGGGTGTGCCGGCTGACCTCCTGACCCGTCGTCCCGATGTGCGGGCGGCCGAACATGCGCTGCTTGCCGCCAACGCCAACATCGGCGTGGCGCGCGCCGCCTTTTTCCCGTCGATCAAGCTGACCGCGTTCGCGGGCTCGGCCAGCGCTGAACTCTCGGGACTGTTCGAGGACGGCTCAGGCCGTTGGAGCTTCGCCCCGTCCGTGACCCTGCCGATCTTCGCGGCCGGCCGGAACAAAGCCCGCCTCGACGTGGCTTGGATCGAGCAGCGCATCGAGATCGCCAACTACCAGAAAGCCATTCAATCCGCTTTCCGCGAGGTGGCTGACGCCCTCGCAGTGCGCGGGATCATTGGTCGCGCCATCGCCGCGCAGGAGGCGAGGGTGCAGGCGGCCCAGCGCCGGCACGATCTCACGACGCAGCGATTCGACGCCGGCATCGACCCCTATCTGAGCGTGCTGCTGGCGAAGCAGGAACTCTTCGCGGCGCAGCAGGCGCTCATCGACGCTCAACTTGCCCGCTTGTCCAACCTGACCGCGCTTTACGCTTCGCTCGGCGGCGGATGGAAGGACGAATCCTCCAACGCACCACCGAGAAAATAA
- a CDS encoding MarR family transcriptional regulator: MTSRNIPASPRQPDWQTLLPICIRKAGVAQASDTSAGELLARFAAAGGAVKHGFHRHFGPLGWTDHKFIVLVVLLANEPKASIASELAHYAGVTRASMTQVLNRLESARWISRQRDRQDRRLILVELTASGRRAICAALAQYLELATRIVGALPPGDLPAFSRTIRHLHALADTLGHHTAATPARPSP; encoded by the coding sequence GTGACCAGCCGTAACATCCCCGCTTCCCCCCGTCAGCCAGATTGGCAGACACTCCTGCCGATCTGCATCCGCAAAGCTGGAGTGGCGCAGGCATCCGATACGAGCGCGGGTGAACTGCTGGCCCGGTTTGCCGCTGCGGGCGGGGCGGTGAAGCATGGATTTCACCGCCATTTCGGTCCCTTAGGCTGGACGGACCACAAATTTATTGTGCTGGTCGTCCTGCTCGCGAACGAACCGAAAGCCTCCATCGCATCCGAGCTCGCCCATTATGCGGGGGTTACCCGCGCTTCGATGACGCAGGTGCTGAATCGGCTCGAAAGCGCCCGATGGATCAGTCGTCAACGAGACCGCCAGGACCGGCGTCTGATTCTGGTGGAATTGACCGCGAGCGGACGCCGGGCCATCTGCGCGGCCCTCGCGCAGTATCTGGAACTCGCCACGCGTATCGTCGGTGCACTTCCGCCGGGCGATTTGCCGGCTTTTAGCCGAACCATTCGGCATCTCCACGCGCTCGCAGACACGCTGGGCCACCATACCGCCGCTACACCCGCCAGACCTTCCCCATGA
- a CDS encoding LysR family transcriptional regulator: MELRHLRYFVAVADALSFRRAADSLRVSQPALSKQIKDLENDLGVLLMNRNTGGVSLTDAGMMFLDEARDILERVEMARKAALDASSGKSGSLTIGSLGAVTASFLPVVLAAYRARYPRVEVMLHEASISEQTRALKDRVIQIAFATAQGLDRSPNLASTQVMSSRIVVALGQDHRLAGLTDISLADLADETLLCVCGPGSQQQHVEVTESILAARGIRHRPVKRVNGFEPLVALASGGHGVSLLLPFASSNKPDHLVFRPIRDEGDDLVISIVAVWWNRSRSKLVQNFISVLQEHASKNSRGLRRDRAKAIPSEAVAGKR; the protein is encoded by the coding sequence ATGGAGTTGCGACACCTTCGCTATTTTGTCGCGGTTGCCGATGCCCTGAGCTTCCGGCGCGCGGCCGATTCGCTGCGGGTGTCGCAACCGGCCTTGAGTAAGCAGATCAAGGATCTGGAGAACGATCTCGGCGTTCTTCTGATGAATCGAAATACAGGCGGGGTTTCCCTGACGGACGCCGGCATGATGTTTCTCGATGAGGCCCGTGATATTCTGGAGCGAGTGGAAATGGCCCGGAAGGCCGCGCTGGACGCTTCGTCCGGTAAGAGCGGCAGCCTGACCATCGGCAGCTTGGGCGCAGTCACCGCCAGTTTCTTACCAGTCGTCCTTGCGGCGTATCGGGCTCGCTACCCCCGGGTCGAAGTCATGCTGCACGAGGCGTCGATTTCCGAGCAAACCAGGGCCTTGAAGGATCGCGTAATTCAAATTGCATTCGCTACCGCTCAGGGCTTGGACCGCTCTCCAAACTTGGCTTCGACCCAAGTCATGTCATCCCGGATTGTGGTGGCCCTGGGGCAGGATCACAGGCTGGCGGGCTTGACTGATATTTCTTTGGCTGACTTGGCTGACGAGACGCTCCTGTGCGTGTGCGGTCCTGGCAGCCAACAACAGCATGTGGAAGTGACTGAATCCATCCTCGCAGCGCGAGGTATTCGACACCGGCCGGTCAAGCGGGTCAACGGATTTGAACCGCTCGTGGCGCTCGCTTCGGGCGGACACGGAGTTTCATTGCTGTTGCCCTTCGCCTCTTCGAACAAGCCGGATCACCTCGTGTTTCGGCCGATCAGGGATGAGGGCGACGATCTGGTGATCAGTATTGTTGCCGTGTGGTGGAACCGGTCGCGATCCAAGCTGGTGCAGAATTTTATCAGCGTCCTCCAGGAGCATGCGTCCAAGAATTCAAGAGGGCTGCGCAGGGATCGGGCGAAAGCGATTCCAAGCGAAGCGGTGGCTGGGAAAAGATAG
- a CDS encoding TolC family protein, whose amino-acid sequence MLTLAGVAWAEDPLPRPLTHDAAVAYALSHNPELKRVTQQVAEQEGVLLEASAQRQPSATGAVAYGYTEKSLFEKFPGFSDFPLPDQNEWQVRISLRQRVYSGGAVEGRVRSAKARLEAARSSVSAAVNQTVFLVEREYFGVLLAREQIEVRKQALQVLEAELAQAKVRRQAGTGSDFDVLRAEVAVANARPALIRAENSYRAQQDALRAELGAEVASTEGDQTDLDVQGVLTIPPVTVRLPQAIEAARARRPELMAGASLIAAAHEDRTVAAAGRKPQVSITGGYEVRKASYPASWGETLNGFTIGAQVDYPIFDGHATDARVRQAAAREAQAVAARETVGLRIDLEVRDAHRALTEASQLLESADKVVVEATESLRLARARLTAGTATQLDVLSAQAALTEARSNLAQAQHDYALGAARLRRAVGTATPID is encoded by the coding sequence TTGCTCACCCTCGCCGGCGTGGCATGGGCCGAGGATCCTCTCCCGCGTCCGCTCACGCACGACGCAGCCGTCGCCTATGCTCTCTCCCACAATCCGGAACTAAAGCGAGTGACGCAGCAGGTCGCTGAGCAGGAAGGGGTGCTGCTGGAGGCCTCCGCCCAACGTCAACCCTCTGCGACAGGTGCAGTCGCCTATGGTTACACCGAAAAGAGTCTGTTTGAGAAATTCCCGGGATTTTCGGATTTTCCATTGCCGGATCAGAATGAGTGGCAGGTCAGAATATCGCTGCGGCAGCGCGTTTATTCCGGCGGTGCCGTCGAGGGTCGTGTTCGCAGCGCCAAAGCACGATTGGAAGCGGCGCGTTCCAGCGTGAGCGCCGCCGTGAATCAAACCGTCTTCCTGGTCGAGAGGGAGTATTTCGGAGTTCTGCTGGCGCGTGAGCAGATCGAGGTCCGAAAGCAGGCGCTGCAAGTGCTGGAAGCGGAATTGGCGCAGGCCAAGGTGAGGCGTCAAGCGGGCACCGGTTCTGATTTCGACGTCCTGCGTGCGGAAGTCGCCGTGGCGAATGCGCGGCCGGCCTTGATTCGCGCTGAAAACAGCTATCGCGCGCAACAAGACGCCTTGCGTGCGGAACTCGGTGCGGAAGTGGCATCGACCGAAGGGGATCAAACCGACTTGGACGTGCAAGGAGTCCTGACGATCCCGCCCGTAACGGTGCGTCTGCCCCAAGCGATTGAAGCGGCCCGAGCGCGGAGACCGGAGCTGATGGCCGGTGCGTCGCTCATCGCGGCGGCGCACGAGGACCGGACGGTGGCGGCGGCGGGCCGCAAACCTCAAGTGAGCATCACGGGCGGTTATGAGGTGCGGAAAGCCTCCTATCCCGCGAGTTGGGGCGAAACTCTGAACGGCTTCACGATTGGCGCTCAGGTCGATTATCCGATCTTTGACGGTCACGCGACAGACGCTCGGGTGCGTCAGGCGGCGGCGCGCGAAGCACAAGCTGTCGCAGCGCGCGAGACGGTGGGGCTGCGCATCGATCTCGAAGTGCGGGATGCGCATCGCGCGCTGACCGAAGCCTCCCAATTGCTTGAATCCGCCGACAAAGTCGTCGTCGAGGCCACGGAGAGCCTCCGGCTCGCTCGGGCGCGATTGACGGCGGGCACGGCAACGCAGCTCGACGTGCTCTCGGCGCAAGCGGCACTGACCGAGGCCCGCTCCAATCTGGCCCAAGCGCAGCACGACTACGCCTTGGGTGCCGCTCGCCTGCGCCGGGCCGTCGGCACGGCTACTCCGATCGACTAA
- a CDS encoding HlyD family secretion protein: MESSHKTHKPARKGLRRVLMLGSPVVAIFAGLVIYLHGGRVISSDNAYVHAEKLTLTTEVAGSVVEIAVRDNEVVKAGQLLCRIDDSVYRNEVDGARAQLEAARTEIATLRASHRQKLAQIAEAKELVAYAERELTRQQTLASGDVGTEAELDKARHTLDAARNRVEVLEQDAATVLASLGGSIDQPDEKYARVAAAQARLATAERNLGKTVLRAPFAGITTNVSNIALGKLLAAGQPAFSLVGTERAWLEANLKETELTYVKVGDPVNVELDAYPRHFWHGKVTAIGPATGAEFSLIPAQNAAGNWVKVVQRVPVRIELDTVDAEHPLRTGMSAEVEIDTGHVRHLRDLLPSHVGG, translated from the coding sequence ATGGAATCCTCCCACAAGACCCACAAACCGGCCCGCAAGGGCCTCCGCCGAGTTTTGATGCTTGGCAGTCCTGTCGTCGCGATCTTTGCCGGTCTCGTGATTTACCTGCACGGCGGACGCGTCATCTCCAGCGACAATGCCTACGTCCACGCCGAGAAACTCACGCTCACGACCGAGGTGGCGGGCAGCGTCGTAGAGATCGCGGTGCGCGACAACGAAGTGGTAAAGGCCGGGCAGTTGCTGTGCCGGATCGATGATTCCGTTTACCGGAACGAAGTCGATGGCGCTCGAGCGCAACTCGAGGCCGCGCGCACCGAGATCGCGACCCTGCGAGCCAGTCACCGGCAGAAGCTGGCGCAGATCGCCGAGGCCAAGGAGCTGGTCGCCTACGCAGAGCGCGAGTTGACGCGCCAGCAGACGCTCGCTTCCGGCGATGTCGGCACCGAGGCGGAACTCGACAAGGCGCGCCACACCCTGGATGCCGCGCGCAATCGCGTGGAAGTGCTTGAGCAGGACGCCGCCACCGTATTGGCGTCTCTGGGCGGCAGCATCGATCAACCCGACGAAAAATATGCGCGGGTGGCGGCGGCCCAGGCGCGCCTTGCCACGGCGGAGCGCAACCTTGGCAAGACCGTGCTGCGCGCCCCTTTCGCGGGTATCACAACCAACGTCAGCAACATCGCCCTCGGGAAATTGCTCGCGGCCGGCCAACCCGCGTTTTCTCTTGTCGGCACGGAGCGAGCCTGGCTGGAGGCCAACCTCAAGGAGACTGAATTGACTTATGTGAAGGTTGGCGATCCGGTCAACGTCGAGCTCGACGCCTATCCCCGCCATTTTTGGCACGGGAAAGTCACCGCGATCGGCCCCGCCACGGGTGCAGAGTTCTCGCTGATCCCGGCCCAAAACGCCGCCGGCAATTGGGTCAAGGTCGTGCAGCGCGTGCCGGTGCGCATCGAACTCGACACCGTCGATGCCGAGCATCCGCTGCGCACCGGCATGAGCGCTGAGGTAGAGATCGACACGGGGCATGTCAGACACCTCCGCGATCTCCTTCCGAGCCACGTCGGAGGCTGA